The proteins below are encoded in one region of Telopea speciosissima isolate NSW1024214 ecotype Mountain lineage chromosome 10, Tspe_v1, whole genome shotgun sequence:
- the LOC122641824 gene encoding glucan endo-1,3-beta-glucosidase-like isoform X1, translating into MATCSSTGTNFPIVAATMLLFGLLMASLDTIGAQTGVCYGMNGNDLPTQQEVVDLYKSKSIPSMRLYDPNQAALQALSGSNIELMLGVPNDALQGIATSTSTANDWVQNNVVTYSSTVKFKYIAVGNEVSPVNGNSQYVDYVLPAMQNIHSAIASASLQITVTTAIDTGLLGTSYPPSQGAFGDDVRSYIDPIISFLAENSAPLLANVYPYFSYKDNTGSISLSYALFTSSSVVVTDEYSGLGYQNLFDAMVDALYSALEKAGGSNLAIVISESGWPSSGGTDTTVENAKTYNTNLVQHVKSGTPKKSTSLETYVFAMFDENEKSPEEEKHWGLFTPDQQAKYEISFT; encoded by the exons ATGGCTACATGTTCTTCAACAGGAACCAACTTCCCTATTGTTGCTGCCACAATGCTACTTTTTGGGCTGCTAATGGCAAGCCTAGACACAatag GGGCACAAACAGGTGTTTGTTATGGAATGAATGGCAACGATTTACCAACTCAACAGGAAGTTGTGGATCTATACAAATCTAAAAGTATCCCAAGCATGAGACTTTATGATCCAAACCAAGCAGCTCTCCAAGCTCTCAGCGGCTCCAACATTGAACTCATGTTGGGTGTCCCAAATGATGCCCTTCAAGGCATAGCCACCAGCACTTCCACTGCAAATGACTGGGTGCAAAACAATGTGGTAACCTACTCTTCTACTGTCAAATTCAAGTATATCGCTGTCGGCAATGAAGTCAGTCCTGTCAATGGCAATTCTCAATATGTAGACTATGTTCTCCCGGCGATGCAAAACATTCACAGTGCAATTGCTTCAGCTAGTTTACAAATCACAGTGACCACAGCAATTGACACTGGACTCCTTGGCACTTCCTACCCACCATCCCAAGGCGCATTCGGAGACGATGTGAGATCTTATATAGACCCAATTATTTCTTTCCTTGCAGAAAACAGTGCACCACTACTAGCAAATGTGTATCCTTACTTCAGTTACAAGGATAACACTGGTTCCATCAGCCTTTCCTATGCCCTATTTACATCATCATCAGTTGTGGTAACAGATGAGTATAGTGGTCTTGGATACCAAAACCTGTTTGATGCAATGGTCGATGCTCTCTACTCTGCTCTCGAGAAGGCAGGTGGTTCCAATCTGGCAATTGTTATATCAGAAAGTGGTTGGCCATCTTCAGGAGGTACGGACACAACTGTAGAAAATGCAAAGACGTACAATACCAATCTGGTTCAACATGTGAAGAGTGGAACCCCGAAGAAGTCTACATCTTTAGAGACTTACGTGTTTGCTATGTTTGATGAGAACGAAAAGAGtccagaagaagagaagcactGGGGGTTATTCACTCCAGATCAACAAGCCAAATATGAAATTAGCTTCACCTAA
- the LOC122641824 gene encoding glucan endo-1,3-beta-glucosidase-like isoform X2: MATCSSTGTNFPIVAATMLLFGLLMASLDTIGAQTGVCYGMNGNDLPTQQEVVDLYKSKSIPSMRLYDPNQAALQALSGSNIELMLGVPNDALQGIATSTSTANDWVQNNVVTYSSTVKFKYIAVGNEVSPVNGNSQYVDYVLPAMQNIHSAIASASLQITVTTAIDTGLLGTSYPPSQGAFGDDVRSYIDPIISFLAENSAPLLANVYPYFSYKDNTGSISLSYALFTSSSVVVTDEYSGLGYQNLFDAMVDALYSALEKAGGSNLAIVISESGWPSSGGTDTTVENAKTYNTNLVQHVKSGTPKKSTSLETYVFAMFDENEKT; the protein is encoded by the exons ATGGCTACATGTTCTTCAACAGGAACCAACTTCCCTATTGTTGCTGCCACAATGCTACTTTTTGGGCTGCTAATGGCAAGCCTAGACACAatag GGGCACAAACAGGTGTTTGTTATGGAATGAATGGCAACGATTTACCAACTCAACAGGAAGTTGTGGATCTATACAAATCTAAAAGTATCCCAAGCATGAGACTTTATGATCCAAACCAAGCAGCTCTCCAAGCTCTCAGCGGCTCCAACATTGAACTCATGTTGGGTGTCCCAAATGATGCCCTTCAAGGCATAGCCACCAGCACTTCCACTGCAAATGACTGGGTGCAAAACAATGTGGTAACCTACTCTTCTACTGTCAAATTCAAGTATATCGCTGTCGGCAATGAAGTCAGTCCTGTCAATGGCAATTCTCAATATGTAGACTATGTTCTCCCGGCGATGCAAAACATTCACAGTGCAATTGCTTCAGCTAGTTTACAAATCACAGTGACCACAGCAATTGACACTGGACTCCTTGGCACTTCCTACCCACCATCCCAAGGCGCATTCGGAGACGATGTGAGATCTTATATAGACCCAATTATTTCTTTCCTTGCAGAAAACAGTGCACCACTACTAGCAAATGTGTATCCTTACTTCAGTTACAAGGATAACACTGGTTCCATCAGCCTTTCCTATGCCCTATTTACATCATCATCAGTTGTGGTAACAGATGAGTATAGTGGTCTTGGATACCAAAACCTGTTTGATGCAATGGTCGATGCTCTCTACTCTGCTCTCGAGAAGGCAGGTGGTTCCAATCTGGCAATTGTTATATCAGAAAGTGGTTGGCCATCTTCAGGAGGTACGGACACAACTGTAGAAAATGCAAAGACGTACAATACCAATCTGGTTCAACATGTGAAGAGTGGAACCCCGAAGAAGTCTACATCTTTAGAGACTTACGTGTTTGCTATGTTTGATGAGAACGAAAAGA